Genomic DNA from Acidimicrobiales bacterium:
TTGGCCGGCCTGGCCGACGCCGGGTTCGCCCAGTTCCGTGAGGGGCGCACCGCCTTCTGGATGCAGACCTCCGACGGCAAGGCCGAGGGCGAGCGGCTGATGGCGGCCGAGCTCGATGCGGTTGGTGCTCGTGACCTGGTCGCCGGGTGTTACGACGAATTCAAGGTGCTGAACACCGAGATGCTGGCGCTCTGCACCCGCTGGCAGGTGAAAGATGTCGACGGCGAGCAGGTCATCAACGACCACACCGACGAGGCCTACGACGCAGCGGTGATCGACGAACTCGGTCGCCTCGATGCCGGCGTCCAGCCCATCGTGGCGAAGATCGCCGAGGTGCTCGACCGCTACGGCATCTATGCCGGTCGGTTCGACACGGCGCTGGCGAACGTACGAGCGGGTCAGCAGGAGTGGTTCACTCGCCCGATCATGGAGTCCTACCACACCGTTTGGTTCGAGCTGCACGAGGACTTCTTCGGCACGCTCGGGATCGACCGAGCTTCGGAGAGTCACTGATGCCCACCTTTGGAACCGTCCTGACGGCGATGGTCACGCCCTTCGCGTCCGACGGCACGCTCGATCTCGATGGTGCGCAGGCGCTCGCTCGACACCTCGTCCAACATGGCAACGACGGCGTCGTGGTCGCCGGCACCACCGGCGAGTCGGCCACCCTCACGCACGATGAGCAGATTGCACTCATCGAGGCCGTACGCGAGGCCATCCCCAACGCCAGTTTGGTGGCCGGTGCCGGAAGCAACGACACCCAGGCTGCAGTCGAGCTGACCGAGCGGGCCACCGATGCCGGTGCCGATGGCATCCTCAGCGTCACGCCTTACTACAACCGTCCGTCGCAGGCCGGAATCGACGCCCACTTCCGGGCGGTGGCCAGTGCCACCGACAAGCCGGTCGTGCTCTACGACATCCCGGTTCGCACCGGTCGCAAGATCGCCGAGGCCACTCTGCTCGGGCTGCTCGAGGTCGACAACATCCTCGGCGTCAAGGACGCAGCGAAGGACCCGGCAGGCACTGCGTCCCTCATCTCGAAGGCGCCCCCCGGGACCGAGGTCTATTCCGGCGACGACAGCTTGACTTTGCCATTCCTGTCGGTCGGCGCCGTCGGCGTGATCGGCGTCGCCACCCACTGGGCGGGGCAGGAGATGGCCGACATGATCGCCGCCTATCTGGCGGGCGATGTCGCCGAAGCCATCCGCCTCAACGCGTTGATGATCCCGTCGTTCGACTTCGAGGGATCCGACGACGCACCCAACCCCGTGCCGAGCAAGGCGATGATGAACCTCCTCGGTGTGAAGGTCGGTAGTTGCCGGCCGCCCATGGGATATGCCCCCGACGACCTCGACGATCGAGCGCGGTCCGTCCTCGCCGGTCTCGGCCGGTCGATCTGATGACAGACACCACCTCGTCCACCAACACCCCCACGCCGTCGGGCGACGTCCGCGTCATCTTCTTCGGCGGTCTCGGCGAGATCGGCCGTAACTGTGCCGGTATCGAGGTCGAGGGGCAGATCATGCTCATCGACTGCGGGCTCATGTTCCCCGAGATCGACATGGCGGGCGTCGACCTCGTGCTGCCCGACTTCACCTGGCTGCGCGAGAACGCGAGCCGTGTGGTCGGTGTAGTGGCAACCCATGGCCACGAAGACCACATCGGAGCGCTCGGGCACCTGCTCGCCGACATGGACCTGCAGATCATCGGGTCGCCGCTCACGATCGGACTGGCCAGGAACCGCATCGAGGAAGCGGGCATGTCCAAGCGGGCCCACTTCATCGAGGTCTCGGACAACGATCGGATCCAGGTCGGACCGTTCGACATGGAGTTCTTCCCCGTCACGCACTCGGTTCCTCACGGGTTCGCCACGGCCTTCCACACCCCGCAGGGCGTGATCCTGCACTCCGGCGACTTCAAGCTCGACATGACCCCGGTCGACGGTCGCCTCACCGACCTCGCCGGCATCGGACACATGGCCAAAGACGACGGCGTGCGTCTCTTCCTCTGCGACTCCACCAACGTGGAGGAGACCGGGTTCTCCGACTCCGAGACCTCGATCGGCCAGTCGATCCACGATCTGTTCCAGGCCAACAAGGGTCACCGCATCGTCGTCGCCTGCTTCGCCTCCCACATTCACCGTGTGCAGCAGATTGCCGATGCTGCGATCGCGAACGGTCGTACCGTTGCCACGCTCGGCCGGTCGATGAACAACAACGTGGCGCTGGCCCGTCGCATGGGCCTGCTGAACATCCCCGATTCGAAGCTGCGAGACATCGACTCGGTCGGCGACATCGCTCCCGAGGATCTGTGTGTGATCTCGACCGGTTCGCAGGGTGAGCCGATGTCGGCGCTGTCCCGCATGGCCACCGGCGACAACAAGTGGCTCACGATCACCGAGGGCGACGTCATCATCTTGTCGTCGCACCCGATCCCGGGCAACGAGTCGTCGGTGTCTCGCACGATCGACGGGCTGATCCGCAAGGGTGCCACCGTCATCCACTCGGGCACGGCGCGGGTGCACGCCACCGGTCACGCCAAGGCCGAGGAGCTGAAGGTGCTGCACTCGATCGTGCAGCCGGAGTGGTTCATCCCGGTCCATGGCGAGTATCGCCACCTCTCCGAGCATGCTCGCCTGGCCACTCGAATGGGCACGCGGCCCGACCGCGTCATCGTCTGCCAAGACGGCGATTCGGTGGTCCTCACCGATGCGGGTATTTCGCGTGGTGAGCCCGTACCCGCCGAGTACATCTACGTCGACGGCAAGGTCGGCGATCTCGACGAGAGCGTGATCGTCGAGCGGCGAACGCTCGGTACCGACGGCTTCGTCTCGGCGGTCGTGACCGTGTCGATCGAGGGGCCACACGGCGAGCTCGTCGGGTTGCCAGAGATCATCTCCCGCGGCTGGGTGCACGGGCCCGAGGGCGACCAACTCCGCAAGGACGCCGCCGACGCCGTGCGTCAGACCGTCGAGTCGGCGCTGAACGACGGCCAGTTCTCCCGCCAGCACCTGGAGCGAGTCTCTCGGCGCGCGCTCGGTCGATTCGTCTCGAATCGCACCCGCCTCCGCCCGATGATCGTGCCGGTCGTGCTCGGCGCCCACGAGGGCCTCGAAGACGACAACGCCGCGAAGGGCAAACGCTGAGCCTCCTCGTCACCGGCGGGTCCGGCTATCTGGCCAGTCGCCTGGTCTCGCTGGCGCTCGATCGACAGCACGACCGAGTCGTCGTCGTGTCCCGGTCCGAGCCCGATGCTTGGTGGCGAGATGACGTCGACTGGCGGTCACTCGATCTTCTCGACGGGCCGGCGGTGTCGGCGCTGTTCGCCGACGTCGCACCGGCGGCGGTGATCTCGACCGCAGCAACGAACCCAGGTCAGGGCACCGACTACGCCGTCAACGAGATCGGCGCCTCGGCGGTCGCCGGCGTGTGCGCTCGCCATGGCGCCCGGCTCGTTCACGTTTCGAGCGACATCGTCCACGGCGGCGACCTCGCAGCCGACGCCACGGGCTACGCCGACGACGCCGAACCTTCGCCCATCAACCCGTACGGCCGGTCCAAGGCGGTGGGGGAGCGGTTGGTGCTGGACGCCCTCCCGGCGGCCGCCGTCGTTCGTACCTCGCTGATCTACGGCATCGAGCGAGTCGACCGAGGGACGGCCGGTTTCATCGAGCGGCTCGAACGCGGGGAGCGGCTGTCGTTGTGGGGTGACGCCATCCGGCAGCCGGTGTGGATCGACGCGCTGTCGAGTGCGCTCCTCGATCTCGCGCTGGTGCACACCAACGTGACGGGGACGCTCAACGTCGCCGGCGACGAGGCCATGAGTCGAGCCGACTTCGCTCGTCGACTCCTCGCGCACTGGGGTGTCGACGCATCGGGGCGGATCGACATCACTCGGGCGGCCGACCTCGAGGGACAGCCGCTCGACCTGCGACTCGATCTCCGCCTGGCCCGAACGCTCGGCCTGCCGGTGCCCGGTGTCGGTGAGGTCCTCGCCGACACCTGAGCGCTCAGAAGGTGGTCGGGTGGGCCATCATCGATACGACGCGATCGTGGCCGCGAGCTGGTCGGTGAGTGGCGTCGGGCGAAGGCCGAAGGTCGCCTCGGTCTCGCAGGCGTCGATGACGAACGGCGCCTCGAACTGGTATCGCATCTCCCGCAGCTCTCGCATGACGGGAACGACGATCCCCATGAGATGCAGCACCATCGGGGGTATCTGTCGCACCTTCACTGGATCGACACCGGCCGCTGCGGTGATCGCGGCGACCATCTCGCTTGCCGTCATCGGCGCCAGGGTTGGGACGTGCCAGGCGCTCCCGTCGGCTCGATCGTCGGTGCCGAGCGCCGCCAGGGTGGCGGTGACGTCGTCCAGGTAGCTCCAGCTGTGCGGCACGTTCGGGTCGCCAATGTACGACACGTTCTTGCCCGTCAACGCCTTGGGCACGACACGGTCGCCGAAGTGACCGTTCGGTCCCACGCCGGGACCGAAGAAGTCCGAGGCCCGGGCCTCGGTTGCTCGCAGGCGGCCCGCCTCGTGCGCGGCCAGCGCGTCGTTCCACATTGCGGCGCGGATGGCCCCCTTCTTGCTCGGCGGGTCGAGCGGTGTGTCGGGCCGCATCGGGCTCGAGCCGGCGGGGTAGACGTAGAGGTTGCTCATCGTCACGAGCTTGGCCCCGCTGTCCTCGGCGGCCCCGAGGAAGCTGTTGGCCAGTGGCGGCCAGGCAGTAGCCCACTGGTGGTAGGGCGGATTGGCACAGTTGTAGACCGCGTCGGCACCGGCGCAGAGCTTGGCCAGCGCGTCGGCATCGCCGGCGTCGGCGGCGACGCACTCGATGCGGTGATCTTGCGGTCCTGACCCCGAGCGGGTGACGACCTTGACGTGATGGCCGGTGTCGGCCAGCCGCTGGGCGGTGCCCGAGCCGACGGGCCCGGCTCCGACGATGACGTGGGTTCCCATGATGTTCCTCGCAACTCGTGGTGAGTGATCGTTGATCCGATAGAAGAGCAGTGCTCTTGATTTCGAACTCTGACCGATCGGGATCGTCTCGTCAAGAGCAGTGCTCACATTTGTTGTCATTGCTCTTGATCTAGGTCAGGATGGGCGCCATGGCCCGTCGCAGCACCGCCCGTACCGTTCGTGAACGAGCTCGTGAGGAGCTCACCAACGAGATCAAGGAGGAGGCCAGGCGACAGCTCGCCGAGCACGGCGCCGACGCGCTGTCACTCCGTGCCATCTCCCGGGAACTCGGCATGGTGTCGTCGGCGCTCTACCGCTACTTCGCCAGTCGCGATGCTCTGCTCACCGCGCTCATCATCGATGCCTACAACGCACTGGGCGACGCCTGCGAACAGGCCGAAGCGGCCGTCGAACGAGACCTCCTCCTCGAGCGATGGCGCAGCATTGCGCTGGCCACCCGGCGGTGGGCCATCGACCATCCCCACGAATACGCCCTGATCTACGGCACGCCCGTGCCAGGATTCGCCGCGCCCGACGACACGATCGACCCTGCCACCCGGGTGCCCTACCTCATGCTCACGTTGCTGGTCGACATCGACGCCGCCGTCGGTGGTTCACCGATCGCCGAACCCCTGCCGGTCGACCCGCTCCTGGCCCAGCAACTCGAGGCGCTCGTTGCGAACATGCCGGGCCCGGTCGATCAGGCCCGGTTGCTCCAGGGGTTGGGTGCCTGGGCCATGGTGTTCGGCATGATCAACTTCGAGTTGTTCGGCACGTTCAAGAACACCTTCGACGAGGCCGAGCCGCTGTTCCGATATCAGGTCGATCTCATGGCTCGGCACATGGGTCTCGTTGGCTGAGGGTGCTACCGGTCGAAGGCGCACAGCTCGACTACGGCATCTCGGCCTCGGCTTCGACCGACGTTCCAGTCGAGGAACCCGTCGCCGCCGTCGATGAGATCGCCGCGACGACCGAGAGCGACCGAACACAGCGTGTCGCTGAGTTCGATCTGCAGGTCGGGGTCGAGTGTCCCCATCCCGTCGACCAGCACGGCGATCCCGTCGCCGCTCAGCTTGTCCACATGCCAGAGCACCGAGCGTTCGTTGCGAGCCAGAGCGTCACGAGCGATGATCGCCTCCGGGTTCGCCAGGTCGAGGCCGGCGAGGGTGGTCAGACCGGACGTGACGAGGGCGGGCAGCATCCAGGCGCGATCGGGTCGCCACTCGAGGAGGCGCAGGCTCACCATCGCGAACCCCACGCCGATCCACACGGAGAACACCGAGCTGTAGAAGCGAAGCGGGGTCAAGCCGTTGTCGCCGATGTAGAGCTGGAGTCGGGTGAATGCCACCGCGATGATGAGGTAGGTGAGTGCGACGGCGAGAAGTGCGGGGACTCGGAAACCCCGCGTCGTGCGCGCTGTCTCACCGATCATGGAGCGCAGCGAGAGCAGGACGGTCATCGTGATCGCTGCAACCCACAGCAGTTGGAAGAAGCCTTGACGTGCGTGCTCCTTGTAGGTCAGCCCGCGATCGGCCAGTGCGTGGTCGAGGACCGTCGAGTTGTCGACGTCGACCCGGGCAACGACCTGTGCCACGGCGAACACGAGAAACAAGACGTCGAGGAGCGCCAGGGTCACGATGGCTTCGGTCCGTCCCAAGCGCGGTGCCGATGGCGTGTCGGACCGCTCGGTCGTGGTCGCCCGTAGTCGGAACAGGAGGGCCATGCCGATGCTCCCCATGGCGATCAGGGCGGCATGGCCGGCTGAGTCGAGAGCGTGGAAGGGGACGGAGTCGAAGAACGAGGCGAACACGGCATCCGCCGATGCAAGGAGGCTGGCGATCACCACCACGATCGGGAGCGCCAGCAGGAGTCCACGCCCGACTGCCAGTACGTGGCGGGCGGCGCCGGCCTCGCTGGCACGGCGCTGGTGAGCACGGGCTTGCCGTGGTACCTCGACCATGAACCCGATTGCGACCGCCAGGGCCATCACGGCATTGCGGAGACCCTGGATGGGTCGAGTGTCGAACCAACGCTCGGGCGGGGCGGCAGCAAGCACCAGCAGGCCCGCCGATGCCAGCAGGTTGAAGGCGACGAGCCGGGGGTCAGTGCGGACCGACAGCATGACAGCGAAGCCGATTGCGGCCGCAAGGCTCCGGCGGACGAACGGCGTGGTCGCTCGGCCGGTGACGAAGAAGCCGAGCGCAATGGTGGTGAACAGCAGGGTGCCGGCCACATTCGCTCCCGGTGGGCGCCGGACGGCGAGGTCGCAGGCCACGCCGACGGCCAGGACGGCCGCCAGGTCGCGTCGCCGAATGTTGACCGGCTCGACCTGCGGCCTCGGCAGCTGCGGTTGGTCGAGTGGCGGTTGCTCGGGTGGCGGTTGCTCGGGTGGTGGTGGCGTCAACTCGGGGTCGACAATCGTCGACGCCTGGGAAGATGTCGACATCGATGTCGATGCCGGTGCTGTCGGTTCCGGCCGATTCGGTGGCTGCGGGGGATGGGGCGGTGTGTTCGTCACGGTGGACCTCCGCCCAGCAGTGTCGAAGGCCGATGGTGTGGGGCGCTCACCGCTCATGTGAAGGTGTCGTGCAGTCGCTCGGTCCTCCCGGTGCGGCCGGTTCTGTGCGTCAAACCCACCGCCAATCCCGAACTGTGCGTCGTTCTTCCCGTCTGCGGGAAGTTTGACGCACAGAACGGTGGGGGCGGTGAGAATGGCGCACAGAACGGGGGCGGGGGAGCGGGTGGAGGGGGAGATCTGGGGTGCTCCCTCAACGTGGCGACGTCACCCGCTAGAGTGACCGCACTGTGGTTACATCGAATCGGACTCAACGTTCCGGTCGGGGGGCTGCGGGTGGACGATCGAAGACCCGTTCAGGGTCCTCTCGTCGCGCCCGAGATCAGCGAGCCGAAGTGCAGGGAATCATCCTGTTGTCACTCGGCATCTTCCTCGGCCTTGCCCTGTACACCCCCGCCACCGGCGTCGTCGGCCGCTGGCTGGCCGTCGGTCTCGGCGCCTTCTTCGGCCTGGCGCGCTACGGGCTCCCGTTGGCGCTGGCGCTCGCCGGATTCCAGCGGCTGCGCACCGTCGACGCCAAGCGTCGAGCGCTGCGTCCCCGGGGTGAGGTGATCTCGTGGTTCCTCCTGGGATTTGCGCTCTTCGCCGTCCTCGACCTCGTGGGCGGTCGCCCAGGCTGGGGGTCATCGGTCGAGCGGCTGTC
This window encodes:
- the dapA gene encoding 4-hydroxy-tetrahydrodipicolinate synthase, yielding MPTFGTVLTAMVTPFASDGTLDLDGAQALARHLVQHGNDGVVVAGTTGESATLTHDEQIALIEAVREAIPNASLVAGAGSNDTQAAVELTERATDAGADGILSVTPYYNRPSQAGIDAHFRAVASATDKPVVLYDIPVRTGRKIAEATLLGLLEVDNILGVKDAAKDPAGTASLISKAPPGTEVYSGDDSLTLPFLSVGAVGVIGVATHWAGQEMADMIAAYLAGDVAEAIRLNALMIPSFDFEGSDDAPNPVPSKAMMNLLGVKVGSCRPPMGYAPDDLDDRARSVLAGLGRSI
- a CDS encoding ribonuclease J, with the protein product MTDTTSSTNTPTPSGDVRVIFFGGLGEIGRNCAGIEVEGQIMLIDCGLMFPEIDMAGVDLVLPDFTWLRENASRVVGVVATHGHEDHIGALGHLLADMDLQIIGSPLTIGLARNRIEEAGMSKRAHFIEVSDNDRIQVGPFDMEFFPVTHSVPHGFATAFHTPQGVILHSGDFKLDMTPVDGRLTDLAGIGHMAKDDGVRLFLCDSTNVEETGFSDSETSIGQSIHDLFQANKGHRIVVACFASHIHRVQQIADAAIANGRTVATLGRSMNNNVALARRMGLLNIPDSKLRDIDSVGDIAPEDLCVISTGSQGEPMSALSRMATGDNKWLTITEGDVIILSSHPIPGNESSVSRTIDGLIRKGATVIHSGTARVHATGHAKAEELKVLHSIVQPEWFIPVHGEYRHLSEHARLATRMGTRPDRVIVCQDGDSVVLTDAGISRGEPVPAEYIYVDGKVGDLDESVIVERRTLGTDGFVSAVVTVSIEGPHGELVGLPEIISRGWVHGPEGDQLRKDAADAVRQTVESALNDGQFSRQHLERVSRRALGRFVSNRTRLRPMIVPVVLGAHEGLEDDNAAKGKR
- a CDS encoding sugar nucleotide-binding protein, which encodes MSLLVTGGSGYLASRLVSLALDRQHDRVVVVSRSEPDAWWRDDVDWRSLDLLDGPAVSALFADVAPAAVISTAATNPGQGTDYAVNEIGASAVAGVCARHGARLVHVSSDIVHGGDLAADATGYADDAEPSPINPYGRSKAVGERLVLDALPAAAVVRTSLIYGIERVDRGTAGFIERLERGERLSLWGDAIRQPVWIDALSSALLDLALVHTNVTGTLNVAGDEAMSRADFARRLLAHWGVDASGRIDITRAADLEGQPLDLRLDLRLARTLGLPVPGVGEVLADT
- a CDS encoding NAD-dependent epimerase/dehydratase family protein gives rise to the protein MGTHVIVGAGPVGSGTAQRLADTGHHVKVVTRSGSGPQDHRIECVAADAGDADALAKLCAGADAVYNCANPPYHQWATAWPPLANSFLGAAEDSGAKLVTMSNLYVYPAGSSPMRPDTPLDPPSKKGAIRAAMWNDALAAHEAGRLRATEARASDFFGPGVGPNGHFGDRVVPKALTGKNVSYIGDPNVPHSWSYLDDVTATLAALGTDDRADGSAWHVPTLAPMTASEMVAAITAAAGVDPVKVRQIPPMVLHLMGIVVPVMRELREMRYQFEAPFVIDACETEATFGLRPTPLTDQLAATIASYR
- a CDS encoding TetR/AcrR family transcriptional regulator yields the protein MARRSTARTVRERAREELTNEIKEEARRQLAEHGADALSLRAISRELGMVSSALYRYFASRDALLTALIIDAYNALGDACEQAEAAVERDLLLERWRSIALATRRWAIDHPHEYALIYGTPVPGFAAPDDTIDPATRVPYLMLTLLVDIDAAVGGSPIAEPLPVDPLLAQQLEALVANMPGPVDQARLLQGLGAWAMVFGMINFELFGTFKNTFDEAEPLFRYQVDLMARHMGLVG
- a CDS encoding DUF4173 domain-containing protein, which produces MSTSSQASTIVDPELTPPPPEQPPPEQPPLDQPQLPRPQVEPVNIRRRDLAAVLAVGVACDLAVRRPPGANVAGTLLFTTIALGFFVTGRATTPFVRRSLAAAIGFAVMLSVRTDPRLVAFNLLASAGLLVLAAAPPERWFDTRPIQGLRNAVMALAVAIGFMVEVPRQARAHQRRASEAGAARHVLAVGRGLLLALPIVVVIASLLASADAVFASFFDSVPFHALDSAGHAALIAMGSIGMALLFRLRATTTERSDTPSAPRLGRTEAIVTLALLDVLFLVFAVAQVVARVDVDNSTVLDHALADRGLTYKEHARQGFFQLLWVAAITMTVLLSLRSMIGETARTTRGFRVPALLAVALTYLIIAVAFTRLQLYIGDNGLTPLRFYSSVFSVWIGVGFAMVSLRLLEWRPDRAWMLPALVTSGLTTLAGLDLANPEAIIARDALARNERSVLWHVDKLSGDGIAVLVDGMGTLDPDLQIELSDTLCSVALGRRGDLIDGGDGFLDWNVGRSRGRDAVVELCAFDR